One part of the Arabidopsis thaliana chromosome 1 sequence genome encodes these proteins:
- the SYP111 gene encoding syntaxin of plants 111 (syntaxin of plants 111 (SYP111); FUNCTIONS IN: SNAP receptor activity; INVOLVED IN: intracellular protein transport, response to cyclopentenone, cellular membrane fusion; LOCATED IN: endomembrane system, plasma membrane, phragmoplast, cell plate; EXPRESSED IN: 22 plant structures; EXPRESSED DURING: 13 growth stages; CONTAINS InterPro DOMAIN/s: Target SNARE coiled-coil domain (InterPro:IPR000727), t-SNARE (InterPro:IPR010989), Syntaxin/epimorphin, conserved site (InterPro:IPR006012), Syntaxin, N-terminal (InterPro:IPR006011); BEST Arabidopsis thaliana protein match is: syntaxin of plants 124 (TAIR:AT1G61290.1); Has 2504 Blast hits to 2496 proteins in 285 species: Archae - 12; Bacteria - 41; Metazoa - 1133; Fungi - 466; Plants - 469; Viruses - 2; Other Eukaryotes - 381 (source: NCBI BLink).), with translation MNDLMTKSFMSYVDLKKAAMKDMEAGPDFDLEMASTKADKMDENLSSFLEEAEYVKAEMGLISETLARIEQYHEESKGVHKAESVKSLRNKISNEIVSGLRKAKSIKSKLEEMDKANKEIKRLSGTPVYRSRTAVTNGLRKKLKEVMMEFQGLRQKMMSEYKETVERRYFTVTGEHANDEMIEKIITDNAGGEEFLTRAIQEHGKGKVLETVVEIQDRYDAAKEIEKSLLELHQVFLDMAVMVESQGEQMDEIEHHVINASHYVADGANELKTAKSHQRNSRKWMCIGIIVLLLIILIVVIPIITSFSSS, from the coding sequence ATGAACGACTTGATGACGAAATCGTTTATGAGTTACGTTGACTTGAAAAAAGCAGCGATGAAGGATATGGAAGCAGGACCTGACTTTGATCTTGAGATGGCTTCTACGAAAGCAGACAAGATGGATGAGAATCTGTCATCTTTCTTAGAAGAAGCAGAGTATGTGAAAGCAGAGATGGGTTTGATTAGTGAGACGCTGGCTCGGATCGAACAGTACCATGAAGAGAGTAAAGGTGTTCACAAGGCAGAGTCTGTGAAGTCTCTTCGTAACAAGATCTCTAACGAGATTGTGTCTGGTTTGAGGAAGGCGAAATCGATTAAGTCGAAGCTGGAAGAGATGGATAAAGCCAACAAGGAGATTAAAAGGCTCTCTGGGACTCCGGTTTATAGGAGCAGAACCGCTGTGACTAATGGGCTGAGGAAGAAACTTAAGGAAGTGATGATGGAGTTTCAGGGGCTGAGGCAAAAGATGATGAGTGAGTACAAGGAGACTGTTGAGAGAAGGTACTTCACTGTCACTGGAGAACATGCTAATGATGAGATGATTGAGAAGATCATCACTGATAACGCTGGAGGTGAAGAGTTTCTCACGCGAGCAATTCAGGAACATGGTAAAGGAAAGGTCTTGGAAACTGTGGTTGAGATTCAAGACAGGTATGATGCAGCAAAGGAGATTGAGAAGAGTCTGTTGGAGCTTCACCAAGTGTTTCTTGATATGGCTGTGATGGTTGAATCGCAAGGTGAACAGATGGACGAGATCGAGCATCATGTGATTAATGCGAGCCATTACGTGGCTGATGGAGCTAATGAGCTGAAGACTGCAAAGAGTCATCAGAGAAACAGCAGAAAATGGATGTGCATTGGTATCATTGTGCTGCTTTTGATCATTCTCATTGTTGTCATCCCCATCATTACCAGTTTCAGCTCTTCTTGA